The sequence ACCTTTGATGTAAATCCCGATGCCGCTTTTCCCGGGATTACCAGCGCTGGCACCGTCCACGTATAGTTCAAGCATATGTATCACCTCGATGTATGTATTCAAATGAGTAGTTGCGCCTTCAAGTCACACATATTAGAATAGAGGAATCCTATCTTGGGGAGGCAACTATGAACAAAACAATAATTATGAGTGAAATTGACGAGATTTTAACTGGCTATTGTGAGGGCTGTTTTCTAAAAACACAACTCGCTAAAGAGAGAGGGAAGACAGGAGCGCACCGATTTTGTATTAAAACTTGTACAATCGGCGAGCAGCTTCAGTTTTTGGGGCGGGAGATTAATAAAAATTAATTACGCCTTGGCGTAATTACGTCCAAATTTTGAGTTGTGCCCGCAGGATGCGGGTATACAGTCGTTGCGACAGGACGTCGCGAACTTAGACTGCCCCAATTAACTCCTTTCAAAATTTGTGACATCCGCCGGAGGCTTTATTTGCTTCAACAGAAGCAAATAAAATAATATCCCGCTGGAACTTGCGTCAGCGGGATTTTTTGTTCGATCATTCATCTCCAGATTTTAAGACATTCGCCGCCTGAGGACCTCGATTCCCTTCGATAATTTCGAAAGATACAGATTGCCCTTCATCAAGCGTTTTAAAGCCTTCTGATACAATACCGGTAAAGTGGACGAACACATCTTCCCCGTCATCCGCTTCGATGAAACCATAGCCTTTTTCATTGCTGAACCATTTCACTTTTCCCTGGTACATGTAGACTCCTCCTCGGCGTTTCAATGTCCCATCCATTATAACATGGATGATTTAACTATACATGAATCGACAATTTACGTCAACGATATGCCTGAACTTTCTGAATGAGGTATTTACTATTTTATTAATCAAAAAAGGAGTGGTTTTATGGAAGCACTTTTGAAGAGATGTCAGCAAGTTGTCGAAGGAGTTTACAATCAGTTTGATGCGAGTCATGATTTTGCGCATATTGAACGCGTATTGAAAAATGCGGAAGAAATTTTACAAAAAGAATCGGCGGCAAATGAGGAGATCGTTCGTCTAGCAGTTCTGCTACATGATGTTGATGATGCTAAATATCAAACAGAGGGGCAGTTAACGGCTATTGATATACTACAGACAATTGGTGCACCGGATAATCTGTCACAGCAAGTATTGGCGTGTATTGAAAGTGTGTCATTCAGCGGCGGTAATGCCAAGAAACTAACATCTATTGAAGGGGCTATCGTTCGCGATGCTGATCGGCTGGACGCAATTGGGGCGATTGGGATTGCGAGGACGTTTGCATTTGGTGGGGCAAGGGGAAGGAAGTTATATGATGGTAGCGAAAAGGCACGAGATCAGATGTCTGAAGCAGACTACCGTGGGAGAGAAACGGCATCAGTCACACATTTTTATGAAAAGTTATTGTTGCTGAAAGAGTTGATGGTGACGGAAGAAGGCAAGCGCTTAGCGCAGCAGCGGCATGATTATATGGTAGGATTTTTGAAACAGCTAGAGCGGGAGATAGGATTAGAATAGTTCGTAGTTGAAAAAACGCCACAACGACTAGTTCGCTGTGGCGCTTGTTGTTTAGCTGATTTTACTGTCTAAATTATGTCTACGTAAATTGAAAAGTTCTTTTTCATTTGTGTATGCTTTATGAGTAGTGAATGCGAGTTCATCTTGGATAGATGCGACCGTTTCGGTTAGGGCGGTCAATTCACCACGCATATGATGGACATCCATTGTTAGGTTTTCAAGCTTGGCATCTGTTTCTTCCTGACGATCACGGATTACTTTAATGATTTGTGTATTTTTATCGAGTTGCGCTTTCATACTAGTGATGTCAGCTTTCATGACGGTAATCTCAGATTTGATGCCAGTAATGTCAGTTTTCATGCTGGTAATCTCAGATTTGATGCCAGTAATGTCAGTTTTCATGCTGGTAATCTCAGATTTGATACCAGTGATGTCAGTTTTCATGCTGGTAATCTCAGATTTGATACCAGTGATGTCAGCTTTTATATCGTTCACATCGGTTCTTAAATCCTTCACTTCTGCTAGAATTTGGAGTAAGATTTTTTCACTCATAAATGGTCTCCTTTCATCATATTTTGCGAACTTTATATTATGTTGATGCTATGAAGTATCTTTGAATATAGATTAATAATAACATATGTTCGTACGTTTTGTAAAGCAGAAAAAAGGATTTTTCACTAGAATAAATTTACCAGTAGCCCCATTCCTTACGCATAGCATAGGGAGTGGGGCTGTTGTTTTCATTGTAGTTTAGTCATTCACAACGCGTTTAAATTCATGGTAGCGTGTACCTTGGAATGTTAGCATTCCCAAGTCACCTTCGGCAAGCATACCGTATTCAGAGCCCGATACTGGGAATTCGATTCGGTCGCCGCTTTCAACTTGAAAGGTTGTGTAATACCGTGTGCTAGCTGATGAATCACCTGATCCGCCAGATGTCTTTGATCGTTTGGTAATCACTTCCGCAGGTACAGTTAGCTTTGGCGAGTTGTTGTTTTTATTCCACTCACCAATACCGCTTATGATTGCGACTAAAATAATACCGATAAAAATAATAACAAAGATGACCATGAAGATTGGACCGAACGAAAACATGAAATCGCCGAATGGATCTGGTCCCATTGATAATCACTCCTTTTGTATTTTAACTTCATTCAGCAGGGGGCCAACCCCTGCCGAATGGGGAGGAATGAAGTCCAATTCCTCCCTGTTAAGCCTCCGGCGGATGTCCCAGATTTTGAATTGAGCAAGCTCAATTCAAAATCAAAATCTGGACACAATCACGCCGAGGCGCGATTGATTAGAATATTTTTTATACGTTTTTGAGTGATAAATAGTTTCAAAACTTTCTATACGACTATAAAAGACACCTTTGATATTTGCAAATTACTTCTCTATACTAATATAAATAGTCATGCGATTCATCTTTATATTTCGAGAGGAGGGAGTCCATGAAATATATAAAAATTGTTTTACAAGTTCTATTATTATATGGATTGGTGCTAGTGGGGGGCTGGCTTCGCAACTTTTTTCATATACCCCTACCAGGTAGTATTATTGGGCTGTTGTTGTTATGGGCAGCGCTGTCATTGAAAATAATTCGACTGCAATGGATTGAAAAAGGGTCTTATTTTCTTTTATCTTTTATCCCACTTTTCCTGTTACCCGCGACAGTCGGGGGGATGGATTATGGATATATCTTCACAGGGAAAGGTTTTTTATTAATCCCGATTACAATGATTAGTACATTTTTGACGATGTGGATTTCGGGTTATACGAGTCAATTCATTGCCCGGAAATCGGCTGAAAGGAAGGGGAAAGTGCCATGCGAATAATGATGCTTACCGTCCTTTTTTTCGTCCTGACCATCGCGGTTTATGTTGTGATGAATTTCTTTTATGTAAAATATCGCCGGTCTTTTTTAATTCCCATCTTAACATCAACGGTGACTATGATTGTCATCCTATTGTTGTTCAAGGTCCCTTATACAACATATATGATTGGAGGCAAGTGGCTGGATGTCTTGCTAGGTCCTGCGATTGTTGCTTTGGCGATTCCATTATATAAACAGCAGGATGTCCTTAAAAGGAATGTGCTCCCGATTATCGGAGGGGTATTGGTGGGCGTATTTGCAGGAATGCTAAGCGGTATGTTGTTTGCCAAGTTATTTGGTTTCTCACAAGATATTATTTTATCATTATTGCCGAAATCCATTACAACGCCTATCGCCATTCAAATTACGGCGGCAATTGGTGGTATTTCTTCATTGGCAGCTGTATTTGTTATGATTGCGGGTTTTTCAGGGGTGATTTTCGGTCCGCTGTTGTTCAAATGGACTCGAATGGACACTGCTATGGGGCGTGGCATTGGGTTAGGTGCTGCGGCACATGCGCTCGGTACGTCGAAAGCCATTGAACTTGGTGAGCGGGAAGCCTCGATGAGTTCGGTCGCGATGACACTTTGTGCGATCATTGGCTCAGTTTTAGGTCCAGTTATGGTTTGGATATTTTATTAAGATAAAATTTGTGACATCCGCCGGAGGCTCAATTTGAATCAGTAGGGAGTCCAAGTTCCTTACTGATTCAAATTGGGTATCTGTCATTCGACTAAGATACCCGTTTTTCGCAATGCGTCTTCCGCATTTTTTATCTGTTCTTCATTGTCCGCCAGTATTGTATGAAGGTGAATGCCTTCTTCTGCTAGCTTCGATAAGTAAACTGCTTTTGCCTCACTAATTCTCTTGATGAATTCTTGCACTTCGTTTCGATTAGAGACCATGATGGAAGCACTTAAATCCCCATAAACAGGGTGTTCGATTTTAACGTCTTTGACAGTCACGCCGTTATCGACGAGAATATTCAGTTCCTCTTCGGTTTGTTCAGGCTGATGCTGACAGACGATTACTTTTTCAATTTTCCTAGGTGTTCGTTGTGCGTGCATATAGATGTAGCCTTGGCTTGTTGCGATAATCGGTTCGTTTTTTGCTTTAAGCAATGTAATATCGCCAACAATCACTTGTCGACTGACATTCGTCAATTCCCCTAACTCTTTCCCCGTCATCGGTTTGGTAGCTGCCTGTAACGTGTCAACAAGGACTTGACGGCGTTCGCTACCAGGCATTTTTTCATTTTCGCTCATTTTTATCCCTCCAGCATTACTAGTTTATCATAAGTGGTTGTCGAATTTTCAAAGCGATGTCAATTAGGCAATCTGCTAATGCTTCCACGTTAGCTATTGTTGTACGATTTCCGAATGAAATTCGGATAAATTCCTTTGCCTGCTGTGGGTCTATTTGCAAAGCCATCATCGCTTTAGAGGCGTGCTGCTGTCCTACTTGGCAGGCACTCCCCGTTGAAATGGCAAAACCGAGCCGATTCAATTCTAGCATGATGAGCTGCCCTTCGACATTTTTTACAGCAAGACCAATAATCTGAGAAAGTTGTTGTAGGTTATCACTCGTTTGATAAATTGTGAATAAATGAGGATAGGCCATAATTTTATCGAGAAATGCTTGACGGAATGTTTGATAAACATGCTCAAGATTGTTTAGATGACTAGCTGCTGTGATAAATGCGGCAATGCCAGGCACGTTGACAGTGCCTCCTCTGAAACCTGCTTCGTGGACGAGTCCTGGGAAAACAGGGACAAGTCGATGGCGTGGATGGATATAGGCGACACCAACACCTTTTGGACCATACACTTTATGGCTGGAAATCGTTAAGCTATCGACAAGTTGTGCAATTGGTTTTAGATCAATTTTACCAAATGATTGTATACAATCACTATGAAGCAAAATAGAACGTTCTTTTACGATTGCGGCAATTTTTTCAAGCGGTTGTATCGTGCCTATTTCTGGATTGATATGCTGTATGCTCACAAGAATAGTGTCGCTTGTTAATGCTTTTTCGAATAGCTGGAGATCCACAAAACCCTCCTTAGTAAATGGAATCGTCGTTATTGTAAATCCGTCTTCTTGTAAATAGGCCAACGCAGAATCGATGGAAGGATGCTCCCCAGCAGTGGTGATAATATGATTCCCTTGATGTCGATTCGCCTTTGCCAGTGAAATGATAGAGAGCAGGTTGCTTTCCGTGCCTCCGCCAGTGAAGTACAGGCCAGCTGCATGAACACCAAGCATTGCCGCAAGCTCCTCTCGACATAACGCCAGCATGTTTTGTGCCTCGGCTCCCACCTCATGTAAACTACTCGTATTTCCATAGCATGCTTGCGCGAGCTTGCTATAAACATGCGCCGCCTTCGGGTGTAGTGGCGTCGTTGCCGCATAATCGAAATAATGCATAGGTCATTCCTCCAACTTCTTAATAACTTCATCTTGTCATAGTTTGTCTTTTGTGTAAAGATAGATGTCAAGACACCTAGTGAATTGGAGAGGACAACATGAAAACGTACAATTGCATCATTGTCGGCAGTGGAATTGCCGCCATGCAGCTAGCCCATCATCTAAGTCATCAATGCCGTGTGCTTGTTCTGACAAAATCCGTGAAACAAGCGAGTAATTCCTACCGTGCACAAGGAGGAATTGCTGCGGCAGTTGGAGATGGTGACAAAGCAGCAAGTCATTATGAAGATACTATTACAGCAGGTTGTCATTTTCATAACCATCAACAAGTGCATCGTCTTGTTGAAAAAGGGCCGGAACTCATTGAGCAGTTGACGGCGAGTGGTCTTAGTTTTGATCAAGATGGCACAGGGCAAATTGCTTTAGGTATGGAAGGTGCGCATAGTCGAAAACGGATTGTTCACTGTGGCGGTGATGCAACGGGTAAACATGTCATGGACCATTTACTAGCTTCACTGAAAAGAAATATTGAAGTGATAGAAAATCGTTTTGTTTATGAATTAATGATGCACCCTCTTTCAAAAAAATGTGTGGGTGTGAAAGCGAAGAACGAGAACGGTGACAATGAAATCTATTTTGCCGATCATGTTGTTCTCGCGATGGGTGGAGTGGGTGGATTATTTTCATATACATCGAATGATCCTTCCGTGACAGGGGATGGCATTGCGCTAGCTTATAGAGCGGGTGCGGAGCTGGTCGATATGGAATTCATACAATTCCATCCGACGTTATTGTATGTCAATGGCAAAACGGTTGGCTTAGTTTCCGAAGCTGTTAGAGGAGAAGGTGGCAGGCTAGTGGGTGCATGTGGTACGCCGGTGATGGCTGGCAAGCACCCCTTAGAAGACCTGGCCCCCCGTCATATTGTGGCGAAGGAACTCTTCGAACAGCGCATGGTTGGCAAGGATGTCTATTTGGACATTTCGATGATTGACCATTTTGAAAATAAATTCCCGACTATCACTGCTTTATGCCATGCAAACGGCGTGTCACTGGAAGAACGAAGAATTCCTGTTGGTCCGGGCTGTCATTTCTTAATGGGGGGAATTGTCGTGGATGCTGTTGGTCAAACCTCGATAGAAGGCTTATATGCCATCGGTGAAACCGCATCGACAGGCGTTCATGGCGCCAATCGATTGGCTAGTAACTCCTTATTGGAGGGACTGTATTATGGGCAGCAATTAGCCATTCATTTAAACAAACGTTTCGTTGCGCATGAAATAGAAAGTCGGGTGGATTTATTTACGAAAGCGTCATTGAAGACAATGCCTTCACTGCCTGAAAAACAAGAGCTACGGGAAAAAATGATGGCTTATGCGGGCATTATCCGGACGGGTTCGGAACTTGAACAACTAGCAAAGTGGCTGGAGCAATATGATGAGGAAACCATTTCATTGGATGAATGGGAAATCGAAGCGATACAGCGCTTATTTATGCTACAAACTGCAAAACTAATCACAACTGCTGCACAGCTCAGAACGGAAAGTAGGGGAGCGCATAACCGGAAGGACTTTCCTGAGGAGAATCAACGGTGGGGGCATATCCATATTGTCCAAGCGAAAAAAGGAATCGAAATGAGGGAGCAACATCATGAATACCATCAAGTTGAGATCTATGCTTGAACAGTTTTATCTAGAGGATATTGGGGATGGTGATCTCTCCAGTGAATTATTATTTCCAGAAACAGTCGTTGGAGAACTGACGATACTTGCCAAAAAGAGCGGCATCTTTTGTGGGAAAAAAGTGATTGAAGAAGGAATGCTCATTGTTGATCGGCAGACTATTGTAAATTGTTTCGTAGAGGATGGTAGTCCGGTTGAAAAAGGAAGTGTCATTGCGACGGCAAAGGGTTCGGTGCAAAGCTTGTTGAAAGGTGAGCGTGTCATTTTGAACTTAATTCAACGGATGAGCGCGATTGCGACAGAGACACGTCGGGTTGTGGACATCATTGAGGGAACGGGAACGAAAATATGTGACACTCGCAAAACAATGCCAGGCTTGCGGATGTTGGACAAATATGGGGTTCGTATGGGCGGCGGATTCAATCATCGTAATGGCTTGTTTGACGCTGTGATGTTAAAGGATAATCATTTAGCATTTGCTGGTTCATTAACGAAAGCAGTTGAAACGGTTAAGGAGGCACTCGGGCATACCGTGAAAATTGAAGTGGAAATTGAGTCGTTTCAACAATTGCAGGAAGCCATTGCAGCGAAAGTGGATATTATTATGTTTGATAATTGTACGCCTGACATTATTGTAGAGTGGAAGAAAATCGTACCGGACACAATCATTACTGAAGCATCTGGCATGATTACTCAAGATACGATCCGTGCTTATGCGGAATCGGGTGTGGATTATATATCACTCGGATATTTAACACACTCTGTCAAGGCGCTGGATATTAGTGCAATCGTTACAATAAATGAATAATTGGAGGAATCGCTATGTCTATTTTGCAATACTTCGAAGAACAAAAAAGTGGAACGATACCAGAAAGCTATCGGGAACTAACGCGTGAGCAAATGGAAGCGCGTATTGTATCGATTAAGCAACAGCTTGGCGAGAAGCTGTTCATCCCGGGGCATCACTACCAAAAAGATGAGGTCATTCAATTTGCGGATGCATCAGGGGACTCCTTGCAGCTTGCACAGCTTTGTGCGGCGAATGAACAGGCGGAGCATATTGTATTTTGCGGAGTCCACTTCATGGCGGAGACAGCGGATATTTTGACGAGTGATCATCAAAAAGTCTATTTACCTGATATGCGCGCGGGTTGTTCGATGGCTGATATGGCCAATATATTTCAAACGGACCGTGCATGGCAAGCGCTGATGGAGCTATTTGGGGAAACGATTGTGCCACTGACCTATGTCAATTCAACGGCTGCCATTAAAGCCTTTGTCGGTAAAAATGGTGGTGCGAGTGTCACATCTTCGAATGCGGAATCGATGGTGAAATGGGCGTTTACACAAAAAGAGCGTATTCTATTTTTGCCAGACCAGCATTTAGGTAGAAATACAGCGTATCAGATTGGTGTCCCACTTGAGCAAATGGCGATATGGAATCCTATTGACGACAAGCTGGAGTATGAGGGGGACATTGAAGATATCAAAGTGATTTTGTGGAAAGGGCATTGCTCTGTTCACGAAAACTTTACCGTTAAAAATATCATTGATATTCGACAAAGTGAGCCGGATAGACGCATTATCGTTCATCCAGAATGCTCACGGGAGGTCGTTGGATTAGCGGATGATAACGGCTCAACAAAATATATTATTGATGCAATCGAAGGTGCGGAGCCTGGGAGTAAGTGGGCAATAGGCACAGAAATGAATCTTGTCAATCGGCTTATTCACAAGCATCGGGACAAAGATATCACTTCACTCAATCCGAGTATGTGCCCTTGCTTAACGATGAACCGGATTGACTTAGCGCACCTATTATGGAGTTTAGACAGCATTGTCAATGAAGAAGCTGTCAATACCGTTCAGGTCGATAAAGAGACGGCTAAAGATGCTGTTACTGCATTGGAACGGATGTTAGCAAGAGCATAGAGGATTGACCAGGCACCTTGTCGGAATAGATGAGGTGTCTTTTGTTTTGTACTGGTTGAAAATTTACGATAGAATGAACAGCCGTAAAGGAGAATTCCAATGATTGTAAAAAACAATTGGTTCACAGTGGATGAAACATGCTTTAATTCACCACAAATTAAAGAGGTCTGTTTTTAGTATAGACATCATAGGTTGAAGAAGGTTGTCTACTAATTTCTTGAAAAGGATATGATAGGAAAAGTCTTTTGTTTAAAACTGAGAGAATATACTGTACAATGGTAATAATATGAATTTGGAGGGATTATTTTGACAGGTTTAAAAAAAGCAGGAATACTATTAAGCTCTTCTGTACTATCCTTGGGTATGCTTTCATCTGTTGCTAGTGCTTCAAGTCCAGTGAATGAGCAACCGGAAAAGGTGCAGATTCAAGTCGCTTCCACAGAAATAACGGTTACAAAAAGTGATTTAATCAAGAAGTTTCGTGAGTTGTTTCCGAATCAGTTTGATTTCTTAACGACGAATGATTTTCAAATGAGTAATAGTCATTTTTATCCTGATGATGACACATTACGCCATGAATTATCTTTTTCTAAAACAGTTAATGGCAAGTATGTGTACGGTAGTCTTGGATTTATAGGCGAGAATTTAGATATTGAACAATATTATTATCAGCCGGTCAATCTATCGGAAGCCTTATTTCCAGCAAAGGTTTCTAAAGAAGAGGCTAGGAAAATAGCAGATAAATTTATTGAACAATTTTCTGCTGGAGAAGATTATCGACTAGAAGAAAATCAATTTAACTATTATCCAACACAACTTTTAACTGAGCCGATTCGTTACTCATTTTCCTTTGTTCGTACGGAAAACCAAGTACCTATAGCTGACCAAAGGATAGAAGTGGTTGTTCTTGGAAATGGTGAGGTTGTTAATTTTTATAGAAATCCATTGAAGATTGGCAAGTCTACCTTTGAGGATGCAGCGGGCACAAAAGGTAAAACTGAGCTGACAGACAAAGTAAAAGAAAATCTATCGACTGATTTGTACTATCAAATCGATACGAACTACCAAACAGGCGACCAAAGTGTTCGACTTGTTTATCAACCAATGATTAATGTAAGTGGTGTTCACGCATCTTCAGGGAAGTGGTTAACAACAGACGGCTACACGGCGGATTTTCCAAAGGCTAAAAAAATTGAACTAATTACGGCCAATCCATTGTCTGCAAAAAAAGATGGTGTTTCTTTGGAAGAAGCGAAAAAAATGGCTGAACAGCTTCTTGCGAGTAAATCCGATAAAGTGAAGTTAAGCATTGACTCTATTGACGAGGTGGAAAATGAAAACGGACAGGCCGTTATTCGTATGCACTATATGTATCGTTATGCGAATGGTGGAACGGGGACGGTTTTAGAAATTAATAAAAGTACGGGAGAAATTACACAGTATCACAATATAATGAGCAATATTTTTGAGGAACTTGCTGAGGAGTCTGAAAAAGAGAGTACCATTTCAGAACAAGAAGCACTGACTAAGGCGATTCAATACTTAAAAGAATGGGTTCCTTCTTATTTGCATAACTATGCAATGCCTACTACAAATCCCCATTTCGAGAAGGAACGAGGTATGTACAGTATTTCATTCCCAAGAGTGGTCAATGGGATTCTTGTAATGGGAGATGAGATTCATGTGACGATAGCCGCTGATGGCTCTTTAAACGGCTTGTATGTTAATTATCAAGAGCTGGAAGAATGGCCATCGACTGATAAAGTCATTTCGGAGGAAGCGGCTAAAAAGAGCTTAACAGAAGCGCTAAATCTGAAATTGACGTATATCGATCAAGGACAAAATAAAGAAAAACCACATTATGATCTCGTCTATGTCCCTGAATTTAATGAAGAAGCGTATAGTTTCCTAGATGCTAGCACAGGAGAGTGGAACAGCTCGTTGAATGGGAAAAATTCGACAGTCATTTCACATCCTTCGGCACAAGAAGAACTCAATTATTTGATTGAAGCTAACATTTTAGATATTAAAGATAGTAAAGATTTTGATGGAGATGCCTCTGTTTCTAAAGGGGAAGCACTAAAGATTATTATGAATTCACTCACATATTTTTATGAAGGCAGATATGTAGTGGATAAAGAAGACATGAAACAGACGTTTACGAATATAGATCCAAAACATCCGTCTTATCAAGTTATTGAACGTGCCGTTGAATTGGGTATTATTAAAACGAATGATCAAAGCTTTGATGTGGATGCGCCAATGATAAGAGAGGAACTAGCTGTTTGGTATATTCGAGTTCTAGGCCTCGAGCAAGCAGCGAAAGATGGTAGTATTTATAAGCTTGACTTTGAGGATGCTAGTAAGGTAAATAGTGAATACAGTGGTTACGTGGCTTTAGCAAATTCATTGGGCTTAGTAAATTCAGAACAAAATTATATCAGCCCTGATCGTTCCGTGACTTATGCAGAGTTGGCGGTATCGACGATTCGCCTCGCGCATAAAATAGCTGAAAGTGGTGGAAGAGGGTTACAGCAGTACTAAACTAGTGATATTACCCCTTGACAAAATTTTTTGATATTGTATGATTATTTACAATCTTAAAATGAACGGTGATGAAGGATTAGTATGTGGAGACTTGTTGTGCCAGAGAGCGAAATTTAGAAGCTGAGAGATTTCGCCACAAACAAGCCACAGAACCTGCCTTTGGAGTCCTATGTAAAATATAGGCGCGAACCTCAGCGTTATGAGGGAAGCGGGGTGCGTCCATACGCATCCAATTTTGGTGGTACCGCGGAAGCAGAGCTCTTTCGTCCTTAATATGAGGATGACTGGGCTTTTTAATTTGATTTAGAAGAGCGCTAAATCAAATTAAAGCCTCCGGCGGATGCCACAGATTTTTTGAAGGAATTTAAGAAGGCAGTCTGAGTGCGCGACGTCCTGTCGCAACGACTGCATGACCTACTTCCTGTAGGCCTCGAGCTCGATAAAAATCTGGGCCAAATATGCCAAGGCGTATTTGATTGTTTAATCATAGGTGAAATGGTGGAGATATTGACATGAAAAAACAACGGATTGTTGTCAAAATTGGGAGCAGTTCCTTAACGAATGATAGGGGAGAAATTGACCAGGAGAAGTTCGACGATCATATTGAGGCGCTTGCTACACTTCGAAAAGCGGGACATGAGGTTATCGTTGTATCTTCTGGGGCGGTAGCTGCGGGGTTTGCCGGTTTAGGCTATCCGTCAAGGCCGCTTACCATTAAAGGGAAACAAGCAGCGGCGGCAGTCGGGCAAGGTTTATTAATACAGTCTTATATTGAGAAGTTTAGTAAGCATCACATCGTTCCAGCACAGATTTTATTGACACGTAGTGACTTTTCCAACCGTGAACGCTATAGAAATGCATTTGCAACGCTGACGGAGCTGTTAGAACGAGGTGTTTTACCCATCATCAACGAAAATGATACGGTCTCTGTCGATGAATTGACATTTGGGGATAATGATATGTTGTCTGCGCTTGTGAGCGGCTTTCTACATGCGGATCGGCTTATTATTTTGACAGATATTAATGGGTTATATGATGCCAATCCGCACAGCAATCCTGCGGCGAATCGTCTTGATTATTTGGAGGAAATTACAGATACCCTTTTAGCAGGGGCTGAGGATACAGGATCGAAAGTTGGCACGGGTGGTATGAAATCAAAGTTGCTGGCAGCCAAAACGGCCCACTCACTTGGTATTTCTGTTTTTATTGGCACGGGAAAA comes from Sporosarcina sp. FSL K6-3457 and encodes:
- a CDS encoding LrgB family protein translates to MRIMMLTVLFFVLTIAVYVVMNFFYVKYRRSFLIPILTSTVTMIVILLLFKVPYTTYMIGGKWLDVLLGPAIVALAIPLYKQQDVLKRNVLPIIGGVLVGVFAGMLSGMLFAKLFGFSQDIILSLLPKSITTPIAIQITAAIGGISSLAAVFVMIAGFSGVIFGPLLFKWTRMDTAMGRGIGLGAAAHALGTSKAIELGEREASMSSVAMTLCAIIGSVLGPVMVWIFY
- a CDS encoding DUF2500 domain-containing protein yields the protein MGPDPFGDFMFSFGPIFMVIFVIIFIGIILVAIISGIGEWNKNNNSPKLTVPAEVITKRSKTSGGSGDSSASTRYYTTFQVESGDRIEFPVSGSEYGMLAEGDLGMLTFQGTRYHEFKRVVND
- a CDS encoding transcription repressor NadR; the protein is MKMSENEKMPGSERRQVLVDTLQAATKPMTGKELGELTNVSRQVIVGDITLLKAKNEPIIATSQGYIYMHAQRTPRKIEKVIVCQHQPEQTEEELNILVDNGVTVKDVKIEHPVYGDLSASIMVSNRNEVQEFIKRISEAKAVYLSKLAEEGIHLHTILADNEEQIKNAEDALRKTGILVE
- the nadB gene encoding L-aspartate oxidase, coding for MKTYNCIIVGSGIAAMQLAHHLSHQCRVLVLTKSVKQASNSYRAQGGIAAAVGDGDKAASHYEDTITAGCHFHNHQQVHRLVEKGPELIEQLTASGLSFDQDGTGQIALGMEGAHSRKRIVHCGGDATGKHVMDHLLASLKRNIEVIENRFVYELMMHPLSKKCVGVKAKNENGDNEIYFADHVVLAMGGVGGLFSYTSNDPSVTGDGIALAYRAGAELVDMEFIQFHPTLLYVNGKTVGLVSEAVRGEGGRLVGACGTPVMAGKHPLEDLAPRHIVAKELFEQRMVGKDVYLDISMIDHFENKFPTITALCHANGVSLEERRIPVGPGCHFLMGGIVVDAVGQTSIEGLYAIGETASTGVHGANRLASNSLLEGLYYGQQLAIHLNKRFVAHEIESRVDLFTKASLKTMPSLPEKQELREKMMAYAGIIRTGSELEQLAKWLEQYDEETISLDEWEIEAIQRLFMLQTAKLITTAAQLRTESRGAHNRKDFPEENQRWGHIHIVQAKKGIEMREQHHEYHQVEIYA
- the nadC gene encoding carboxylating nicotinate-nucleotide diphosphorylase, yielding MNTIKLRSMLEQFYLEDIGDGDLSSELLFPETVVGELTILAKKSGIFCGKKVIEEGMLIVDRQTIVNCFVEDGSPVEKGSVIATAKGSVQSLLKGERVILNLIQRMSAIATETRRVVDIIEGTGTKICDTRKTMPGLRMLDKYGVRMGGGFNHRNGLFDAVMLKDNHLAFAGSLTKAVETVKEALGHTVKIEVEIESFQQLQEAIAAKVDIIMFDNCTPDIIVEWKKIVPDTIITEASGMITQDTIRAYAESGVDYISLGYLTHSVKALDISAIVTINE
- a CDS encoding HD domain-containing protein, which translates into the protein MEALLKRCQQVVEGVYNQFDASHDFAHIERVLKNAEEILQKESAANEEIVRLAVLLHDVDDAKYQTEGQLTAIDILQTIGAPDNLSQQVLACIESVSFSGGNAKKLTSIEGAIVRDADRLDAIGAIGIARTFAFGGARGRKLYDGSEKARDQMSEADYRGRETASVTHFYEKLLLLKELMVTEEGKRLAQQRHDYMVGFLKQLEREIGLE
- a CDS encoding IscS subfamily cysteine desulfurase is translated as MHYFDYAATTPLHPKAAHVYSKLAQACYGNTSSLHEVGAEAQNMLALCREELAAMLGVHAAGLYFTGGGTESNLLSIISLAKANRHQGNHIITTAGEHPSIDSALAYLQEDGFTITTIPFTKEGFVDLQLFEKALTSDTILVSIQHINPEIGTIQPLEKIAAIVKERSILLHSDCIQSFGKIDLKPIAQLVDSLTISSHKVYGPKGVGVAYIHPRHRLVPVFPGLVHEAGFRGGTVNVPGIAAFITAASHLNNLEHVYQTFRQAFLDKIMAYPHLFTIYQTSDNLQQLSQIIGLAVKNVEGQLIMLELNRLGFAISTGSACQVGQQHASKAMMALQIDPQQAKEFIRISFGNRTTIANVEALADCLIDIALKIRQPLMIN
- a CDS encoding CidA/LrgA family holin-like protein — protein: MKYIKIVLQVLLLYGLVLVGGWLRNFFHIPLPGSIIGLLLLWAALSLKIIRLQWIEKGSYFLLSFIPLFLLPATVGGMDYGYIFTGKGFLLIPITMISTFLTMWISGYTSQFIARKSAERKGKVPCE
- a CDS encoding zinc-finger domain-containing protein, yielding MNKTIIMSEIDEILTGYCEGCFLKTQLAKERGKTGAHRFCIKTCTIGEQLQFLGREINKN
- a CDS encoding cold-shock protein; this encodes MYQGKVKWFSNEKGYGFIEADDGEDVFVHFTGIVSEGFKTLDEGQSVSFEIIEGNRGPQAANVLKSGDE